One stretch of Alcaligenes aquatilis DNA includes these proteins:
- a CDS encoding fumarate hydratase: MTTIKEDDLIQSIADAVQFISYYHPTDYLEHLARAYEREQNPAAKDAIAQILTNSRMCAEGHRPICQDTGVVNVFLKVGMGVRFDTKRSLQELCDEGVRRGYLNPDNPLRASILNDPLFTRKNTRDNTPCIVNVELIAGDQVDIQVAAKGGGSENKSKFVMLNPSDSLVDWVLKTVPTMGAGWCPPGMLGIGVGGTAEKAMLMAKEALMEDIDMYELLQRGPQSKLEELRIELYEKVNALGIGAQGLGGLTTVLDVKINTFPTHAASKPVAMIPNCAATRHVHFSLDGNGPAELAPPPLSAWPDIHWAPDYNKSRQVNLDELTPEEVASWTPGQTLLLSGKMLTGRDAAHKRIQDMLEKGESLPVDFTNRVIYYVGPVDPVRDEAVGPAGPTTATRMDKFTEMMLAKTGLISMIGKAERGPTAIEAIRAHKSAYLMAVGGSAYLVSKAIRNAKVVAFEDLGMEAIYEFEVQDMPVTVAVDSQGVSVHNTGPAEWRKRIAEISLVAV; the protein is encoded by the coding sequence ATGACCACGATCAAAGAAGACGATCTGATTCAGTCCATCGCTGATGCGGTGCAGTTCATCAGTTACTACCATCCCACCGACTATCTGGAGCATCTGGCCCGCGCCTACGAGCGCGAACAGAACCCGGCGGCCAAAGATGCCATCGCCCAGATCCTGACCAACTCGCGCATGTGTGCCGAGGGCCACCGCCCCATCTGTCAGGACACCGGGGTGGTGAACGTATTCCTGAAAGTGGGCATGGGTGTGCGCTTTGATACCAAGCGCTCCTTGCAGGAGCTCTGTGACGAGGGGGTACGTCGCGGTTATCTGAATCCGGATAATCCGCTGCGGGCCTCCATCCTGAACGACCCCTTGTTCACGCGCAAGAACACGCGCGACAACACACCCTGTATTGTGAATGTCGAACTGATCGCTGGGGATCAGGTCGACATTCAAGTGGCAGCCAAGGGTGGTGGTTCAGAAAACAAGAGCAAGTTCGTGATGCTCAACCCCAGCGATTCTCTGGTTGATTGGGTACTCAAGACCGTTCCTACGATGGGCGCTGGCTGGTGTCCTCCGGGCATGCTGGGTATTGGCGTTGGCGGCACAGCCGAAAAAGCCATGCTGATGGCCAAAGAAGCCCTGATGGAAGACATCGATATGTACGAGCTGCTGCAACGCGGCCCGCAAAGCAAGCTGGAAGAGCTGCGTATCGAGCTCTACGAGAAGGTCAATGCCTTGGGTATTGGCGCTCAAGGTCTGGGTGGTTTGACGACTGTGCTGGATGTGAAGATCAACACCTTCCCGACCCACGCCGCTTCCAAGCCTGTGGCCATGATCCCCAACTGTGCGGCAACCCGCCACGTGCATTTCTCGCTGGATGGCAATGGCCCAGCCGAGCTGGCACCTCCACCGCTGTCGGCCTGGCCTGACATTCACTGGGCACCGGACTACAACAAGTCCCGCCAGGTGAATCTGGATGAGCTGACCCCTGAAGAAGTGGCTTCCTGGACGCCAGGTCAGACCTTGCTGCTGTCGGGCAAGATGTTGACGGGCCGCGACGCCGCTCACAAGCGTATTCAGGACATGCTGGAAAAGGGCGAGTCCCTGCCAGTGGACTTCACCAACCGTGTGATTTACTACGTGGGCCCGGTTGATCCTGTGCGTGACGAAGCCGTGGGTCCAGCAGGCCCAACCACCGCCACTCGCATGGACAAGTTCACCGAGATGATGCTGGCCAAAACCGGCCTGATCTCCATGATCGGCAAGGCCGAGCGTGGCCCAACCGCGATTGAAGCCATTCGTGCTCACAAGTCGGCTTACCTGATGGCCGTGGGTGGTTCTGCGTACCTGGTATCCAAGGCCATTCGCAATGCGAAAGTGGTGGCTTTTGAAGACCTGGGCATGGAAGCCATTTACGAGTTCGAGGTTCAGGATATGCCTGTGACCGTAGCCGTGGATTCGCAAGGCGTGTCCGTGCACAACACTGGCCCGGCCGAGTGGCGCAAGCGTATTGCAGAGATCTCTTTGGTCGCTGTGTAA
- a CDS encoding crotonase/enoyl-CoA hydratase family protein translates to MSELVTLERIGKVLLITLNRPEARNAINLETAQALAQALDEFDADPSIAVGVLTGANNTFCAGMDLKAFAKTGQRPYVGDRGFAGICERPPAKPLIAAVEGYCLAGGFEIALSCDLIVAADSANFGLPEVKRGIVPGSGGMVRLPSRVPYHMAMEMVLTGGMYPAARMAELGLVSRLAEPGKATEQALALAEQIAANGPLAVQTAKSIISQSRDWRQSDLFDLQRPRIAAIFTSADAKEGATAFAEKREPVWQGK, encoded by the coding sequence ATGAGTGAACTTGTCACGCTTGAACGTATCGGCAAGGTGTTGTTGATTACCTTGAACCGTCCCGAGGCACGCAATGCCATCAACCTGGAAACGGCGCAGGCGCTGGCTCAGGCTCTGGATGAGTTTGATGCCGACCCCAGCATTGCCGTAGGCGTGCTGACCGGTGCCAACAATACGTTCTGCGCCGGTATGGATCTGAAAGCCTTTGCCAAGACGGGGCAGCGCCCCTATGTAGGCGACCGCGGCTTTGCCGGTATTTGCGAGCGCCCGCCTGCCAAGCCATTGATTGCCGCTGTGGAAGGCTACTGCCTGGCCGGTGGTTTTGAAATTGCCTTGTCCTGCGACCTGATTGTTGCGGCCGACAGCGCCAACTTTGGTCTGCCTGAAGTGAAACGCGGCATCGTTCCTGGATCGGGCGGCATGGTGCGTTTGCCAAGCCGCGTCCCTTACCATATGGCCATGGAAATGGTGCTGACCGGCGGGATGTACCCCGCGGCCCGTATGGCAGAACTTGGGTTGGTCAGCCGTCTGGCCGAGCCAGGCAAAGCCACCGAGCAGGCCCTGGCACTGGCCGAGCAGATTGCTGCCAATGGTCCTTTGGCTGTGCAAACTGCCAAGAGCATTATTTCCCAGTCGCGCGACTGGCGTCAGTCGGATCTGTTTGATCTGCAACGCCCTCGTATCGCTGCCATCTTCACCTCTGCAGACGCCAAGGAAGGCGCGACGGCCTTCGCTGAAAAGCGCGAGCCTGTCTGGCAGGGCAAATAG
- the glyQ gene encoding glycine--tRNA ligase subunit alpha, with translation MLTFQQIILTLQQYWDKHGCALLQPYDMEVGAGTSHTATFLRAIGPEPWRAAYVQPSRRPKDGRYGDNPNRLQHYYQFQVVLKPAPENILDLYIGSLEALGINPKAHDIRFVEDDWENPTLGAWGLGWEVWLNGMEVTQFTYFQQVGGLDCTPTTGEITYGLERLAMYLQGVESVYDLVWTEGHNGQRIYYRDVFHQNEVEQSTYNFEHASTDVLFAHFNDYEAEAKRIIDVPLALPAYEQTLKAAHTFNMLDARGAISVTERAAYIGRIRNLSRAVAQAYYDSRERLGFPMLSNTSSEAK, from the coding sequence ATGCTCACCTTTCAGCAAATCATACTTACGCTCCAGCAATACTGGGACAAGCACGGATGCGCTCTGCTTCAGCCCTACGACATGGAAGTCGGTGCCGGAACCTCTCATACGGCAACCTTTTTACGGGCTATTGGTCCCGAACCCTGGCGCGCTGCCTATGTACAACCTTCGCGCCGCCCCAAAGACGGGCGCTACGGGGACAACCCCAACCGCCTGCAACACTATTACCAGTTTCAGGTCGTGCTCAAGCCCGCACCTGAAAACATTCTGGATCTGTATATCGGCTCGCTGGAAGCCTTGGGCATCAATCCCAAGGCGCACGACATCCGTTTTGTTGAAGACGACTGGGAAAACCCGACACTGGGCGCCTGGGGTCTGGGCTGGGAAGTCTGGCTCAACGGGATGGAAGTCACCCAGTTCACCTACTTCCAGCAAGTAGGCGGCCTGGATTGCACGCCGACCACGGGCGAAATCACCTATGGTCTGGAACGTCTGGCCATGTACTTGCAAGGCGTGGAAAGCGTCTACGATCTGGTCTGGACCGAAGGTCACAACGGCCAGCGCATTTACTACCGCGACGTGTTCCACCAGAACGAAGTCGAGCAATCCACCTACAACTTCGAGCACGCCAGCACCGATGTGCTGTTTGCGCATTTCAACGACTACGAAGCCGAAGCCAAGCGCATCATTGACGTGCCGCTGGCCCTGCCCGCTTACGAGCAAACGCTGAAAGCGGCCCATACCTTCAATATGCTCGATGCACGCGGCGCCATCAGTGTGACTGAGCGCGCTGCCTATATTGGCCGTATCCGCAATCTGTCCCGCGCTGTCGCACAGGCTTACTACGACTCCCGCGAACGCCTAGGTTTCCCCATGCTGAGCAACACATCCTCGGAGGCCAAGTAA
- a CDS encoding TetR/AcrR family transcriptional regulator has translation MARRTRAEMEETRATLLATARTFFAERGYADTSMDELTAQAGLTRGALYHHFGDKKGLLAAVVDQIDAEMDERLQAISNNAEDAWDGFVRRCHAYLEMALEPEMQRIVLCDAKAVLGGASPESHQYCVGSMEGLIQALMDQGRIEQADPHALASLIYGSLAEAAFWIAQGEDGDARLVKGLAALDLLLRGLLIKS, from the coding sequence ATGGCACGCCGTACCCGCGCCGAGATGGAAGAAACCCGCGCCACCCTGCTGGCCACCGCCCGCACTTTCTTTGCAGAGCGTGGTTATGCCGACACATCCATGGACGAATTGACGGCCCAAGCAGGTCTGACACGCGGCGCGCTCTACCATCACTTCGGCGACAAAAAAGGTTTGCTGGCGGCGGTGGTCGATCAGATCGATGCAGAAATGGATGAACGCCTGCAGGCTATTTCAAACAATGCCGAGGATGCCTGGGACGGGTTTGTACGCCGCTGCCATGCCTATCTGGAAATGGCACTGGAGCCCGAAATGCAGCGCATTGTCTTGTGTGATGCCAAAGCCGTACTGGGTGGCGCCTCACCCGAATCACATCAATATTGTGTCGGTTCCATGGAAGGCCTGATTCAGGCACTGATGGATCAAGGCCGGATTGAACAGGCCGATCCCCACGCCCTGGCTTCCCTGATTTACGGCAGTCTGGCTGAAGCCGCATTCTGGATTGCCCAGGGAGAGGATGGCGATGCCCGCTTGGTGAAGGGGCTGGCAGCACTGGATTTGTTGCTGCGCGGCTTGCTGATCAAGTCCTGA
- a CDS encoding MFS transporter: protein MAQPYRELFAAPGTRGFALAGLLARIPLPMIGIGIITMLSQLRGSYALAGAVSATFVLTYALVSPQVSRWVDQRGQSRVLPLATAISVLGLLLLLGASWWQAPDWILFAGAVLAGFMPSMSAMVRARWTAIYRGQDRLQTAYSLETVLDEVTFIAGPPLSVGLAVLVFPQAGVLAAALLLIAGVLALLLQKGTEPPIQVQEQGSRPSVLRLNSVRLLALLMLAMGVIVGTVDIVSVAFAEQMGQPGAASLVLSAYALGSCVAGLVFGGLKLNIPLHRLLLIGGLATAATTLPLWLVASVAQLAGAVLLAGLFFAPTMIVAMSLVERVVPEQQLTEGMTWLLAGLNIGVAMGAAASGQMVDQGGASSGFMVALYAAALIVLLALFSHQRLRKPVTARSCAV from the coding sequence ATGGCTCAGCCTTATCGAGAACTTTTTGCCGCGCCCGGCACACGGGGTTTTGCCCTGGCCGGGCTGCTGGCCCGGATTCCGCTGCCCATGATAGGGATAGGAATCATCACCATGCTGTCGCAATTGCGGGGCAGCTATGCCTTGGCGGGGGCGGTGTCCGCCACTTTTGTCCTGACCTATGCGTTGGTGTCGCCGCAGGTGTCCCGTTGGGTGGACCAGCGTGGGCAAAGTCGTGTCCTGCCGCTGGCAACAGCCATTAGTGTGCTGGGCCTGCTGCTCTTGTTGGGGGCGAGCTGGTGGCAAGCGCCTGATTGGATCTTGTTTGCAGGCGCGGTGCTGGCTGGTTTCATGCCCAGCATGTCGGCCATGGTGCGTGCACGCTGGACGGCGATTTACCGTGGTCAGGATCGTTTGCAAACGGCATATTCGTTGGAAACCGTGCTGGATGAAGTCACCTTTATTGCCGGGCCGCCTTTGTCGGTGGGCTTGGCGGTTCTGGTGTTTCCGCAAGCGGGTGTGCTGGCTGCTGCGCTATTACTGATTGCGGGTGTGTTGGCTCTGCTGCTCCAAAAGGGGACTGAGCCACCGATTCAAGTGCAGGAGCAGGGCAGTCGCCCTTCGGTTCTGCGTCTGAATAGTGTGCGCCTGTTGGCCTTGTTGATGCTTGCCATGGGTGTGATCGTGGGCACCGTGGATATTGTCAGCGTGGCCTTTGCCGAGCAGATGGGGCAGCCGGGGGCGGCCAGTCTGGTGCTATCGGCTTACGCCTTGGGTTCTTGCGTGGCGGGTCTGGTGTTTGGTGGTTTGAAGCTGAATATTCCTTTGCATCGTCTGCTTTTAATAGGTGGTTTGGCTACCGCTGCCACGACCTTGCCTTTATGGCTGGTGGCCAGCGTGGCTCAGTTGGCAGGGGCGGTCTTGCTGGCTGGTCTGTTTTTCGCTCCCACCATGATTGTTGCCATGTCGCTGGTTGAGCGTGTGGTGCCGGAGCAGCAATTAACCGAGGGCATGACCTGGTTGCTGGCTGGTCTGAATATTGGTGTGGCCATGGGGGCTGCCGCTTCGGGACAGATGGTGGATCAGGGCGGAGCTAGTTCTGGTTTTATGGTCGCGCTCTATGCCGCTGCCTTGATCGTCTTGCTTGCCTTGTTCAGCCATCAACGTTTGCGCAAACCTGTAACGGCTCGTTCCTGCGCTGTTTAG
- a CDS encoding lysophospholipid acyltransferase family protein yields the protein MGIIRASLYQLFLLITVIPYAFASLLMAPLPLDIRYRVTTGWPRLAVWGARTILGIRWQTKGWENLPDGKAIILSKHQSAWETLFFPSYMPRQVCFVYKRELHKVPFFGWGLALLRMIPIDRAKGRDAFEQVIKVGQQRIDEGRWPLLFPEGTRTAPGTTGRYKMGGALLATRTGTPVIPVAHNAGECWRRNAFIKTPGLVTISFGPPIDPTGLSPEEVNQRVQTWIETEMRVLNPERYDGPPATGSVS from the coding sequence ATGGGCATTATCCGCGCTTCACTCTATCAACTCTTTTTGTTGATTACCGTCATCCCCTATGCCTTTGCCAGCCTGCTGATGGCACCGCTGCCACTGGATATACGCTACCGCGTAACCACCGGCTGGCCACGTCTGGCGGTCTGGGGTGCCCGCACGATTTTGGGCATACGCTGGCAGACCAAGGGCTGGGAAAACCTGCCCGATGGCAAGGCCATCATCCTGTCCAAGCACCAGTCAGCCTGGGAAACATTGTTCTTTCCGTCCTACATGCCGCGACAGGTGTGTTTTGTTTACAAGCGCGAGCTACACAAAGTCCCCTTCTTCGGTTGGGGATTGGCCTTGTTGCGCATGATCCCGATTGATCGCGCCAAAGGCCGGGATGCCTTTGAACAAGTCATCAAGGTCGGGCAGCAGCGCATTGACGAAGGCCGCTGGCCCCTCTTGTTCCCGGAAGGGACTCGTACCGCCCCTGGCACAACAGGCCGCTACAAAATGGGGGGAGCCTTGCTGGCCACCCGTACCGGCACACCGGTCATCCCCGTCGCCCACAATGCGGGCGAATGCTGGCGTCGCAATGCCTTTATCAAGACGCCGGGCTTGGTTACTATCTCTTTTGGGCCGCCCATTGATCCCACCGGGCTGAGCCCTGAAGAAGTCAACCAACGCGTACAGACATGGATTGAAACCGAAATGCGCGTCTTGAACCCGGAACGCTATGACGGTCCCCCCGCAACTGGCTCTGTTTCCTGA
- the glyS gene encoding glycine--tRNA ligase subunit beta — translation MNASTTQPLLIELFTEELPPKALQQLGQAFSEGLQKVLGEQALLAPNCEVRAYATPRRLAAWFSAAYQQAEDQPYTEKLMPAHIGLDANGEIAPALAKRLAAKGLEHLKASDLLRESDGKQDYLYASGIATGAALKDGLQEALEWSITHLPIPKVMRYQLADGVSSVRFVRPAHGLVALWGSDIVPVSALGLQAGRQTHGHRFMCDAPFDIRDADSWATQVQEQGWVVPSFETRREQIRTDLEAEAKRLNSTLGDDPEVEALLNEVTALVEYPTVYVGQFDEQFLQVPSECLILTMRLNQKYFPLFDPATQKLTNRFLIVSNMKVDDPSNIIEGNERVVRPRLADAQFFFETDRKQTLAERVPTLAGSVYHNKLGSQLDRIERLQSVAGYIAKQLGANQEHARRAALLAKADLNSNMVGEFPELQGVMGAYYAQGDGEPEDIVLAIREQYRHRLDQPVTEASLTQAILFLAERAEVLVGIWGIGLAPTGERDPYALRRAALGLISAYEQLQAGAQLKANSLNLDTLLNTTASFFKDGALAADTVDAVQTFIYERYRNQLSNDYERSVVDAVLALRPPLEQVHARIQACASFAQRPEAESLAAANKRVSNLLKKAEGELATLDDKLLVEPAERELAAKIEQLQPVAQAQFEAGEFDASLATLAQARGAVDTFFQDVMVMAEDPAVRANRLALLAKLHALMNQVADLSRLAN, via the coding sequence ATGAACGCCTCCACGACACAGCCTTTGCTGATTGAACTGTTCACTGAAGAACTGCCCCCCAAAGCGCTGCAACAGCTAGGTCAGGCCTTTAGTGAAGGTCTGCAAAAAGTATTGGGCGAGCAAGCCCTGCTGGCACCGAACTGTGAAGTGCGTGCCTACGCCACGCCACGCCGCTTGGCTGCCTGGTTCAGCGCTGCTTACCAGCAAGCTGAAGACCAGCCTTACACCGAAAAACTGATGCCCGCCCATATTGGCCTGGATGCCAACGGCGAGATCGCCCCGGCTCTGGCCAAACGCCTGGCTGCCAAAGGTCTGGAACATCTGAAAGCCAGCGACCTGCTGCGCGAATCCGATGGCAAGCAGGATTACCTGTACGCTAGCGGCATAGCCACCGGCGCGGCGCTGAAAGACGGCCTGCAAGAAGCCCTGGAATGGTCCATTACCCACCTGCCCATCCCTAAAGTGATGCGCTACCAGTTGGCCGATGGTGTCAGCAGCGTGCGCTTTGTGCGCCCTGCCCATGGTCTGGTCGCCCTGTGGGGTTCGGACATCGTTCCCGTCAGCGCCCTGGGTCTGCAAGCCGGTCGTCAAACACACGGCCACCGCTTCATGTGCGATGCCCCCTTCGACATCCGTGATGCCGATAGCTGGGCCACCCAAGTCCAGGAACAAGGCTGGGTCGTTCCGTCCTTCGAGACTCGCCGCGAACAGATTCGCACCGACCTGGAAGCTGAAGCCAAACGCCTGAACTCCACCTTGGGCGACGATCCCGAAGTGGAAGCGTTGCTGAACGAAGTCACCGCTCTGGTCGAATACCCCACCGTGTACGTGGGCCAGTTCGACGAGCAATTCCTGCAAGTGCCTTCCGAGTGCCTGATTCTGACCATGCGTCTGAATCAAAAGTATTTCCCACTGTTTGACCCCGCCACCCAAAAACTGACCAATCGCTTTTTGATCGTCAGCAATATGAAGGTGGACGATCCCAGCAACATTATTGAAGGTAACGAGCGCGTGGTTCGCCCCCGTCTGGCGGACGCCCAGTTCTTCTTTGAAACTGATCGCAAACAGACTCTGGCCGAGCGTGTTCCTACACTGGCTGGCAGCGTGTACCACAACAAGCTGGGTTCGCAACTGGACCGTATCGAACGCTTGCAGTCCGTCGCTGGCTACATCGCCAAGCAGTTGGGTGCCAATCAAGAGCACGCCCGTCGTGCCGCGCTTCTGGCCAAGGCGGACTTGAACTCCAATATGGTGGGCGAATTCCCCGAACTGCAAGGTGTGATGGGTGCTTACTACGCCCAAGGCGATGGCGAGCCCGAGGACATCGTGCTGGCGATTCGTGAGCAATACCGTCACCGTCTGGACCAGCCAGTCACAGAAGCCAGCCTGACCCAGGCCATTCTGTTCCTGGCCGAGCGCGCCGAGGTTCTGGTCGGTATCTGGGGCATTGGTCTGGCTCCTACAGGTGAACGCGACCCCTACGCCCTGCGCCGCGCGGCTCTGGGCCTGATCAGCGCCTACGAACAGCTACAAGCCGGTGCCCAGTTGAAGGCCAATAGCCTGAATCTGGATACGCTGCTGAACACCACGGCATCCTTCTTCAAGGACGGTGCCCTGGCTGCTGACACGGTAGACGCGGTTCAAACCTTCATTTACGAACGCTACCGTAACCAACTCAGCAACGATTACGAGCGCAGCGTGGTGGATGCCGTGCTGGCTTTGCGCCCACCGCTGGAACAGGTTCACGCCCGTATCCAAGCTTGCGCCTCCTTCGCCCAACGCCCTGAAGCCGAGAGTCTGGCTGCCGCCAACAAGCGTGTCAGCAATCTGCTCAAGAAAGCCGAAGGTGAACTGGCCACGCTGGACGACAAACTGCTGGTCGAACCTGCCGAGCGCGAGCTGGCTGCCAAGATAGAGCAATTGCAGCCTGTTGCTCAGGCCCAATTTGAAGCCGGCGAGTTTGACGCGTCCCTGGCCACCCTGGCTCAGGCCCGTGGTGCTGTGGATACCTTCTTCCAGGACGTCATGGTCATGGCAGAAGATCCAGCCGTCCGTGCCAACCGTCTGGCCTTGCTGGCCAAGCTGCACGCACTGATGAACCAGGTTGCTGATCTTTCCAGGCTAGCTAACTAG
- a CDS encoding M48 family metallopeptidase, producing the protein MTVPPQLALFPDTAFPHPAQRQEKPPAGSALPPSQVLTIRPDTLPEGVQWQQVELDGHTIGYQLKRSRRRTLGLTINDSGLTVAMPSWVKLSQAEQVLHSKSAWILRKLREYQQRREQLALQSLQWVDGDTLPFMGVPIRLSLNPQIQQVQFEGLISQAQHGQRLSLPLPVDAEAQRVQELTQAWLQKQARLWFEQRLAHYLELSGLSARKLRLAAPAKRWGSCNSDGTIMLNWRLIHFHPSIIDYVVAHEVAHLQEMNHGPRFWALVESLYPDFVNARNQLRQYDPVTLPLL; encoded by the coding sequence ATGACGGTCCCCCCGCAACTGGCTCTGTTTCCTGACACGGCCTTTCCCCACCCGGCGCAGCGGCAAGAAAAGCCGCCCGCTGGTTCTGCTTTGCCGCCCAGCCAGGTCTTGACCATCCGGCCTGACACCTTGCCCGAAGGCGTTCAGTGGCAACAAGTCGAACTGGATGGCCACACCATTGGCTATCAACTCAAACGCTCTCGACGTCGCACCCTGGGTCTGACCATTAACGACAGTGGCCTGACCGTTGCCATGCCTTCCTGGGTAAAGCTCAGCCAGGCCGAACAAGTCCTGCACAGCAAAAGCGCCTGGATACTGCGCAAGCTGCGCGAATACCAACAGCGTCGCGAACAATTGGCCTTGCAAAGCCTGCAATGGGTTGATGGCGATACCCTGCCCTTTATGGGCGTACCCATTCGCCTTAGCCTGAACCCACAGATTCAACAAGTTCAGTTTGAAGGCCTGATCAGCCAAGCCCAACACGGCCAGCGCTTGTCCCTGCCCTTACCCGTCGATGCCGAGGCCCAGCGCGTTCAGGAGCTGACCCAAGCCTGGCTGCAAAAACAGGCCCGGCTCTGGTTTGAGCAGCGTCTGGCGCATTATCTGGAATTGTCAGGCCTGAGCGCCAGAAAACTGCGTCTGGCCGCCCCCGCCAAACGCTGGGGATCCTGCAACAGTGACGGCACGATCATGCTGAACTGGCGCCTGATACACTTTCACCCATCCATCATTGATTACGTCGTCGCTCACGAGGTCGCGCATCTGCAAGAAATGAATCACGGCCCACGTTTCTGGGCTTTAGTCGAATCGCTCTACCCTGATTTTGTCAATGCGCGCAATCAGTTACGACAATATGATCCAGTCACCCTGCCCCTGCTTTAG
- the gmhB gene encoding D-glycero-beta-D-manno-heptose 1,7-bisphosphate 7-phosphatase, whose translation MKLAIIDRDGVINHDSDAFIKSPQEWEAIPGSLEALARLTENGWKVVIATNQSGLARGLFSMTTLNAIHAKMRRELALLGGFIDAIFICPHGPDDGCTCRKPAPGMFHDIAHRYEVNLKTVPSVGDSLRDLQAASQAGCAPWLVQTGKGMRTLEKGGLPDGTRVEADLAAVVDKWLHGN comes from the coding sequence GTGAAACTTGCCATCATTGATCGGGACGGTGTCATCAACCATGACAGCGATGCCTTTATCAAAAGCCCACAAGAGTGGGAAGCCATTCCAGGCAGTCTGGAGGCCTTGGCACGCCTGACCGAAAACGGCTGGAAGGTGGTCATTGCCACCAACCAGTCTGGTCTGGCACGTGGTTTGTTTTCCATGACCACGCTAAACGCCATCCATGCCAAGATGCGCCGCGAACTGGCCTTGCTGGGTGGTTTTATAGACGCCATCTTTATTTGCCCGCACGGCCCTGATGATGGCTGCACCTGTCGCAAACCAGCCCCTGGCATGTTTCACGATATCGCACACCGCTATGAAGTGAACCTGAAAACCGTACCCTCGGTGGGCGATTCCTTACGCGATCTGCAGGCGGCCAGCCAAGCCGGTTGTGCTCCCTGGTTGGTCCAGACTGGCAAAGGCATGCGTACTCTAGAGAAAGGCGGCTTGCCCGACGGCACGCGCGTCGAGGCCGATCTGGCCGCTGTTGTCGACAAATGGCTCCACGGAAACTGA
- the gloA gene encoding lactoylglutathione lyase, with translation MRILHTMLRVGNLDRSLAFYTEVLGMKLLRQSDYPDGRFTLAFVGYQDESEAAVLELTHNWDTPSYDLGNGYGHIALEVPDAYKACENIKARGGKVVREAGPMKHGTTVIAFVEDPDGYKIELIQAKGRVD, from the coding sequence ATGCGTATCCTGCACACCATGCTGCGTGTCGGCAATCTGGACCGTTCTTTGGCCTTTTACACCGAAGTACTGGGCATGAAATTGCTGCGCCAGTCCGACTACCCGGACGGCCGCTTCACCCTGGCTTTTGTGGGCTATCAGGACGAGTCCGAAGCCGCCGTACTGGAGCTGACCCACAACTGGGACACCCCCTCCTACGATCTGGGTAATGGCTATGGCCACATCGCCCTGGAAGTGCCTGATGCCTACAAAGCCTGTGAGAACATCAAGGCGCGCGGCGGCAAGGTCGTACGCGAGGCCGGTCCCATGAAGCACGGCACCACCGTGATTGCGTTTGTGGAAGACCCGGACGGCTACAAGATTGAACTGATCCAGGCCAAAGGGCGCGTGGATTAA